TCGTGGCGCGGGGTCCGGGTGCACCAGCCCGGGGTGTCGTCCCTGCGCGTCCAGCTGACGCCGGCGGGCGAGCACGCGTTCCGCGTGTCCACGTTCGACGACGAGGGCAACCCGGTGCTGTCCGCGAGCGCCGTCGCCGTGCGGCCGGTGTCCACGACGACCACGGGCCCGACGCCCGCGCTCTACACGACCGAGTGGGTGCCGGTGGCGACCGCGTCCGCCGACACCGACGTCGAGGTCTTCCGCGCCCCGCCCGGCGACACCGCCGAGGCCGTGCGCGAGTCGCTGGCCGCGACCCTGGCCAAGCTGCAGGAACACGACGGCCGGCTCGCCGTGGTCGTGCGTGACGACCTCGCCGGCGCGGCCACGTGGGGCCTGGTCCGCTCCGCGCAGACCGAGCACCCGGACCGGTTCACGCTGGTCGAGACCGACGGCGCCGAGGCGTCCGAACGACTCCTGCCCGCCGCCCTGGGCACCGGTGAACCCCAGCTGGCGATCCGCGCCGGCGTGGTGACCACACCGCGCCTGGCCAAGCACACACCGTCCACTTCGGACACCCGGTTGTTCGACCCGGCCGGCGCGGTGCTGATCACCGGCGGCACGGGCGGGTTGGGCGCCGTACTGGCCCGCCACCTGGTCACCGCCCACGGCGCTCGGCACCTGGTCCTCACGTCCCGCCGAGGCCCGGACGCGCCCGGCGCCCTCGACCTCGCCGCCGAACTGGGCGAACTGGGTGCCCGGGTGGACGTCGTGGCCTGCGACGCCGCCGACCGGGACGCCCTGGCCGCCGTGCTGGAGCCGTTGACCCTGGTCGGCGTGGTCCACGCGGCCGGCGTGCTGGACGACGGCGTGCTCGAATCCCTCACCCCGGACCGGCTGGACACCGTCCTGCGGCCCAAGGTGGACGCGGCGCTCAACCTGCACGAACTGGCCGGTGACGTCGAGCTGTTCGTCCTGTTCTCGTCGGTCGCGGGCATCGTCGGCACCGCCGGCCAGGCCAACTACGCGGCGGCGAACGCGTTCCTCGACGGACTCGCCGCCCACCGGCACGCGCACGGCCAAGCCGCGACCGCCCTGTCCTGGGGCCTGTGGGACCAGGACGGCGCCATGTCGCACGCCCTCGGCGAGGCGGACCTGGCGCGGCTCGCCCGCGGCGGCCTCCTCCCGCACAGCGTGAGCGACGGCCTGGCGCTGTTCGACGCGGCCTGCCGGTCCGGGCAGCCGCACCTGGTGCCGGTCACCATCGACGTGGCCGCCGTGCGCGCCGCCCCCAACCCCGCCCCGCCCCTGCACGGCCTCGCCCGCGTCCCGCGCCGCCGCCAGGCCGCCGCGAAGACCGGCTCCGGCCTGGCCCGCGAACTGGCCGGGCGGGACGCGCAGGAGCAGCGCCGGACCCTGCTGGACCTGGTCCGCGCGCAGGTCGCCACCGTCCTCGCGCACCCCGACCCGGGGTCGATCGGCGGCGCGAACCCGTTCAAGCAGCTCGGTTTCGACTCCCTGATGGCCGTCGAGCTGCGCAACCGGCTCAACACCGCGACCGGCCTGCGCCTGCCCGCGACCCTGACCTTCGACTACCCGACCCCCGAAGCCGTCGTCGAGCACCTCATGGGCGAGTTCGGCGAGCAGGTGGAGCAAACCCGAGTGGTCGCCGCCCGCCCCGCCGACGAGCCCATCGCGATCGTCGGCATGGCGTGCCGCTACCCCGGCGGCGTCGAGTCGCCCGACGACCTGTGGCACATGCTCGCGACCGGCCGCGACGGCATCACCGGCTTCCCCACCGACCGCGGCTGGGCGCTGGACACCCTGTTCGACCCGGACCCCGACACCCCCGGCACCAGCTACGTCCGCGAAGGCGGGTTCCTGCTGGACGCGGCCCGGTTCGACGCCGACTTCTTCGGCATCAGCCCGCGCGAGGCCCTGGCGATGGACCCGCAGCAGCGGGTGTTCCTGGAGGCCTGCTGGGAGGCGCTGGAGAGCGCCGGGCTCCAGCCGGACGGGCTGCGCGGCTCGGCGACGGGCGTGTTCACCGGCCTCATGACGCACGACTACGCGGCCCGGTCCAGCGCGGTGCCCGAGGGCGTCGAGGGGTTCTGGGGCACGGGCACGGCGGGCAGCGTGGCGTCCGGGCGGGTGGCCTACACGCTCGGGTTGGAAGGCCCGGCGGTCACCGTGGACACCGCGTGCTCGTCGTCGCTGGTCGCCCTGCACCTGGCCGCGCAGGCGCTGCGGTCCGGCGAGTGCACGCTGGCGCTGGCCGGCGGCGTGACCGTGATGGCCACGCCCGGCCTGTACGTGGAGTTCTCCAAGCAGCGCGGCCTCGCGCCGGACGGGCGGTGCAAGGCGTTCTCGTCCACCGCGAACGGCACGGCGTGGGCCGAGGGCGTCGGCGTGCTGGTCGTGGAGCGGCTGTCGGACGCCCGGCGCAACGGGCACCGGGTACTGGCCGTGCTGCGCGGCTCGGCGGTGAACCAGGACGGCGCGTCCAACGGCCTCACCGCGCCCAACGGGCCGTCGCAGCAACGGGTCATCCGCCAGGCGCTGGCCAACGCGGGCCTGCGACCGTCCGAAGTGGACGCCGTCGAGGCGCACGGCACCGGCACCGTCCTGGGCGACCCGATCGAGGCCCAGGCCATCCTCGCCACCTACGGCCAGGACCGCGAGACCCCGCTGCGCCTGGGCTCGCTGAAGTCCAACATCGGCCACACCCAGGCCGCCGCCGGCGTCGGCGGTGTCATCAAGATGGTGCTGGCCATGCGGCACGGCGTGCTGCCGCGCACCCTGCACGTCGAGGAGCCGTCGCCGAAGGTGGACTGGGCGGCCGGGTCCGTGCGGCTGCTGACGGAGGCCGCCGAGTGGCCGGTCAACGGGCACCCGCGCCGGGCCGGCGTGTCGTCGTTCGGCGTCAGCGGGACCAACGCGCACGTGATCATCGAAGAACCGCCGACGGCACCGGTGTCCGGCGGCGAGCCCGCCCCGGTGGTGCCGTGGGTCCTCTCGGCCCGCACGGAGTCCGCGTTGCGCGACCAGGCCCGCCGCCTGCTCGACCACGTGATGGACCAACCCCTCGCGGACATCGGCAACACCCTGGCCACCGGCCGCGTCGCCTTCGACCACCGGGCCGTCGTGACCGGCACCTCGCGCGACGACCTGCTGCGCGGGCTCGCCGCCGTGGCTACCGGCGAGGACGCACCGGGCGTGGTCACCGACACGGCCCGCAGCGGCGCTCTGGCGTTCCTGTTCACCGGCCAAGGCGCACAGCGCTTGGGCATGGGCGCTGCCCTGTCCGCATTCCCGGTCTTCGCCCAAGCATTCGCCGAAGCCTGCGCGGCGCTCGACCCACACCTGCCCAAGCCCCTCGCCGAAGTCCTCGACACCCCGGAACTGCACGACACCGGCTACACCCAGCCCGCGCTGTTCGCCTTCGAAACGGCTCTGCACCGGCTGTTCGTGTCGTGGGGCGTCCGCCCGGACTACCTGGCCGGCCACTCCATCGGCGAGTTCGCGGCCGCTCACGCCGCCGGCGTCTTCACCCTGGAGGACGCCGCCCGCCTGGTCGCCGCCCGCGGCCGACTCATGCAGGCGCTCCCGCCCGGCGGTGCGATGCTCGCCGTCCAAGCCACCGAAGACCAGGTCACCGGCTTCCTGTCGGACGAGGTCGCCATCGCCGCGATCAACGCCCCCGACTCGCTGGTCCTGTCCGGGGCGGAAGGGCCGGTCCTCGCCGCAGCGGAAGCACTCGCGGCCGCGGGCCACCGGACCAAGCGGCTCACCGTGTCCCACGCCTTCCACTCCCCACTCATGGAACCGATGCTCGACGAGCTGCGCGCAGTCGCCGAGAGCATCACCCACCACCCACCCACCACTCCCCTCATCTCCACCGTCACCGGCGAACCCGTCACCCCCACCCCGGACTACTGGGTGCGCCAAGCCCGCGCCGCCGTCCGGTTCGCGGACGCCGTGGACGCGTTGCGGGACAAGGGAGTGCGCACCTTCCTGGAGGTCGGACCCGATGCGGCACTGTCGGCGATGGTGGACTCCGACGAAGTCGTGGCGGCCACGCGGCGCGACCGCGACGACGTCACCGCGGTCGTCGGCGCGTTGGGCCGGCTGCACGCGCGGGGCGTACCCGTAGCCTGGGGGACCTTCTTCCCCGGCGCGGGCCGCGCGGACCTGCCCACCTACGCCTTCCAGCACCAGCGGTACTGGCTGGTCACCGACGAGACGACCGGCAGCCCGTCCGGTCTCGGCCTGGGCGCGGCGGACCACCCGCTGCTCGGCGCGGTCCTCGGACTGGCCGACTCGGAGCGCGCGGTGCTCACCGGCCGGCTGTCCCTGCGCGACCAGCCGTGGCTCGCCGACCACGCCGTCCTGTGCTCGGTCCTGCTGCCCGGCGCGGCCTTGGTGGAGCTGGCCCGGCGGGCGGCGGAGCACGTGGACCTCGACACCGTCGAGGACCTGACCCTGCACGCACCCCTGGTCCTACCCGAGGCTGCCGCGGTCCAGGTCCAGGTCGAGATCGGCGACCCCGACGAGTCCGGCACCCGCCCGGTCCGCATCCACTCCCGCCCCGAGACCGCGCCCGACGACGAGCCGTGGACCCACCACGCCTCGGGCCTCCTCGCCACATCCCCGGCTCCGGAGTGGACCTCCTCGGAGTGGCCGCCCGCCGACGCCGTCGCCGCGTCCGTGGACGAGCTGTACGAGCGGATCGCGGACCTGGGCGTGGACTACGGCCCGGCGTTCCGCGCTCTGACGGCGGTGTGGCGGCACGGCGACGACCTGCTCGCCGAGGTCGCCCTGCCCGACAGCGTGCCGACCGGGTTCGGCCTGCACCCCGTGCTGCTCGACGCCGCCCTGCACACCCTGTTCCTCGACGCCGAGGGGGTGCGCCTGCCGTTCGCCTGGCACGGCGTGCGCGTGACGTCGACCGGTGCCACCGGCCTGCGCGTGCGGATCACCCCGACCGCCCCCGACACCTACGCCCTGACTCTCAGCGACCCCTCCGGCACCCCGGTGGCGACCGTGGAGTCCCTGGTGGCCCGCCCGTTCACCACGCAGGGCCTGGTGGACTCCCTCTACCGCCTGGACTGGGTGCCCGTCCCGACGCCGTCCGGTCCGGTCGACACCCCGGAGGTGGTCGAGGTCGGCACCGGCACCGACCCCCACGAGGTGCGTGCGGCCGTCCACCGCGCCCTCGCCGCGATCCAGGAGTGGCTGCCCGGCGACCGGTCCCCGCTGGTGTTCGTCACGCGGGGCGCGACCGACGGCACCAACCCGGCCGGCGCGGCGGTGTGGGGACTCGTGCGGTCCGCGCAGACCGAGCACCCGGACCGGTTCGTCCTGGTCGACACCGACGACGCCACCCACGTCGGCGCGGCCGTCGCGACCGGCGAACCGCAGGTGGCGGTCCGTGCAGGTACCCTCACCGTGCCCCGCCTGGGCAAGCTGAAGTCCACTTCGGACGGTCCGCTCTTCGACCCGACCGGCACCGTCCTGATCACCGGCGGCACCGGCGCCCTGGGTGCCGACCTGGCCCGCCACCTGGTGACCACCCACGGCGCCCGGCACCTGGTCCTGACCTCCCGCCGGGGCCCGGACGCGCCCGGAGCCCTGGCGCTGGCCACCGAACTGGAGTCCCTGGGCGCAAGGGTCGAGGTGGTGTCCTGTGACGCCGCCGACCGCACCGCCCTCGCGGCCCTCCTCGCCACCCTGCCGAACCTCGTGGCCGTGATCCACGCGGCGGGCGTGCTGGACGACGGCACGATCGAGTCCCTGACCCCGGACCGCGTCGACACGGTCCTGCGCGCCAAGGTGGACGCCGCCCGCAACCTGCACGACCTGGTCGGCGACGTGGAGGTGTTCGCCCTGTTCTCCTCCGCGACCGGCCTCCTCGGCACGGCAGGCCAGGCCAACTACGCCGCAGCCAACGCCTACCTGGACGCCCTGGCCACCCAACGCCACGCCACCGGCCTCCGCGCCACATCCCTGGCGTGGGGCCTGTGGCAGCAGGACAGCGCCATGTCCGACCACCTGACCGAGGCCGACCGAGCCCGCATCACCCGAGGCGGGGTCCTCCCCCACGCGGTCGCCGAAGGCCTGACCCTCTTCGACGCCGCCCTCCGCACGTCCGAACCCACCGTGGCCCCGATCAAACTCGACCTCGCCACCCTCCGCACCGCCACCGCGGTAGCCCCACCGCTGCGCACCTTCACCCGCCCCCGCAAACCCACCGCCACCCTCACCACCCCCCTCCGCGACCGCCTGGCCGCGCTCACCGAGCCGGAACAACGCACCTTGCTCCTGGACGTCGTCCGCACCAACGTGGCCACCGTCCTGGCCCACGCCACCACCGACACCATCCCGCCCGACACGGCCTTCAAACACCTGGGCTTCGACTCCCTGACCGCGGTAGAACTCCGCAACCGCCTCAACACGGCCACCGGCCTCCGCCTCCCCGCCACCCTCACCTTCGACCACCCGACCCCGACGGCCCTCGTCGAACTCCTGCTCCAGGAGTTGGGCGGCAGCCAGGCGGCCCTGAGGGTGCGCGCCTTGGTAGACGGCATCGCCAAGCTGGAGGCGACCCTGGACCTGGTGGACGGGGAGTCGACGGACACGGACATCACCGCGGCCCTGCAACGCCTCCTGACCAAGTGGCGCGACAAGTCCACCCCGCAGGACGAGCCCGACGACCTCAGCTCGGCGTCGGCCGACGACATCTTCGACATCCTCGACAACGAACTCGACATCGCCTGACCGCCCACCCCTCGCGCCGCCCCCGCAGCCACAACGCGGGGCGGCGCACTGCTGTGCACGCAGGCGGAGCGGCTGTAACGGGCGGCGGCGGGCGGCGGTGGCGGGCGGAGGCACGCGGGTGGTGGTGGCGGGCGCGCGCGGCGGGCGGCGGCACGCGGGCAGCGGCAGGCGGCGGCACGCGGGCAGCGGCAGGCGGCGGCACGCGGGCAGCGGCAGGCGGGCGGGCGGCGGCAGGCGGGCGGCACGCGGGCGGCGGCGGTGGTGGTGGCGGTGGCGGTGGCGGGCTGTGCGTGCGGCTTGCCCGCTCAAGGCGAAAGCCCCGACCGGCTCGGAGCAGGTCGGGGCTTCCCAGCGAAAAGGGTCAGCGGTGGTTCAGGACCACGGGCAAAGCAGCCACGTCGTTGGCGATGAAGGAGTGCAGCGGCGCGATGTCCTCCGGAGCGACCGCCAGCGCCAAGTCCGGGAAGCGCGCGAACAACGCCGGCACCGCCACGTTCGCCTCCAGCCGAGCCAGGCGGGCGCCCGGGCAGAAGTGGGGGCCGAGGCCGAACGCCAGGTGTTCCTTGTCGGCCCGGTCCACGTCGAAGACCTCCGGGTTCTCGTGGACGTTCGGGTCGCGGCCGTGGGCCAGGTAGTTGATCAGGATCGCGTCGCCGGCCCGGATCACCACGCCCTCGCCCAGGTCGATGTCCTCCTTGGCCCACCGCATCGGCAGCGAACCCACCGGGCAGTGCACGCGCAGGGACTCCTCGACGGCGTCCGGCCAGCGGCTCGGGTCGGCCAGGACGACGGCCAGCTGGTCCGGGTTGGCCAGCAGCTCGCGGACGGTGTGGTCGATCAGCGACACCGTCGTCTGGCTGCCGCCGCCGATGAGCAGCAGGAGCATGTCCACGAGCTCCTGCTCCGCCAGCGGTTCCTCGCCGACCACGCGTGCGGCGAGCAGGAAGCTGGTCAGGTCGTCCTCGGGCTCGCGGCGCTTGAGGTCGATGAGCTGCCGCATGGCCACGTTCATGTCGGTGAACACCGCGGCCGACTCTTCCTCGGGCACGTTGTCGGTGTTCAGGACCACGCGCAGGATGCGCAGGACCTCGGGGCGCAGGTCGTCGGGCACGCCGAACAGGTCGCAGATCATGCGGGTCGGCAACTGCTGCGAGTACGCCGTGTGCAGGTCGACCGGCTGGTCGGCCGGGTGCTCGGCCAGGTCGTCCAGCAGGCGCTTGGCGATGGCCTCCAGGTGGGGGCGCATGGCGTCGATCCGCTTGGGGGTCAGGGCGGGCGCGACGAGTTGGCGCAGGCGCTGGTGTTCACGGCCTTCGGCGGTGGACATGGACTCCATGTCCACCCACGGCGACAGCCACTGCACCACGCCGGGCGAGTAGCTGGGCACGTTGTTCTTGACGTTCCGGGAGACACCGGGGTGCGTCAGCAGCTTGCGGACCACGTCGCCGCGCGAGATCGACCACGCCGACATGCCTTCCGGCAGCTCGACGGCCACGGCCGGACCCGCCGCGCGGAACTGGTCCATCTGGGCGTACAGGCACTTGCCACCCCGGCTGTCGATCTTCGCGGTGGTGGCAGCGCTGAAGTCGATCATCGTGCGCCTCCGGGAAAAGGATGACTGGGAACACCGCCGAAGCTACCGCCCGCCGAGAAATCGCGAGGTAATCGCGCGCTGGAATTCCACTCGACGAACGCGCAGGTCATTGCCCTGCCAGGAGGCACCGGATTAGTGTTGCGAACACATTCCTTGAAACAGGCGGCGGCGATCCCGTCCTGCTCGTTCGACATTCCACGGCACACCATTCACGTGAGGAAGCTGGGAACAATGGAGAGCATCAGCCGGGTCGGCGTGGTCGGGTGCGGGGTCATGGGTGCGGGGATCGCCGAGCTGTGCGCCCGCGCCGGGCTGGACGTGCTGGTCGGCGTGTCGCGGCCGGCGTCGCGGGACGCCGGGCGGGCGCGGCTCACCGGGTCGCTGGACCGCTTGGTGGGCAAGGGGAAGCTGAGCGCGCGGGACCGGGACGCGGCGCTGGCGCGGATCTCGTTCACCGCCGACCTGGGCGACTTCGCCGACCGCCAGCTGGTGGTCGAGGCGGTGTCGGAGCAGGAGTCGGTGAAGCTGGACGTCTTCGCCACGCTGGACAAGGTGGTCGAGGACGAGCACGCGATCCTCGGGTCCAACACGTCGTCGTTCCCGATCGTGCAGCTGGGCGGCGTGACCAGCCGGCCGGAGAACGTGGTCGGCCTGCACTTCTTCAACCCCGCCACGGTCCTGCCGCTGGTGGAGGTCGTCGGCTCGGTCCTCACCGACGCGTCCACTGTGGACCGTGCGGAGGCGTTCGTCACCGAGCTGCTGGGCAAGCAGGTCGTGCGCACCAAGGACCGCGCGGGTTTCGTGGTGAACGCGCTGCTGATCCCGTACCTGCTGTCCGCGGTGCGGATGCTGGAGTCCGGGATGGCCCCGATCGCCGACATCGACAAGGCGATGACGCTGGGCTGCGCGCACCCGATGGGGCCGCTGAGCCTGATCGACCTGATCGGCCTGGACATCGTGGCCGCGATCAGCGAGTCCCTCTACCTCGAGTACCGCGAGCCGCACTACTCCCCGCCGCCGCTGCTGTCCCGCATGGTGTCGGGCGGGCTGCTGGGCAAGAAGACCGGCCGGGGTTTCTACGAGTACCCACGATGACCCGGTACGACGAGCTCGTGGCGTTGCTGGACGCGGGGAACGCCCGGTACCGCCTGATCCACCACGCGCCGGAGGGCGTCACGTCACCGGCGAGCCGCCTGCGCGGGCACCCGCTGTCCCAGGCGGCGAAGTGCATCGTGGCCCGCGTCAAGCACGGCAAGAAGGTGAACCGCTTCCTGCTGGCCGTCGTCCCGGGCGACCGGTTGGTCGCGCTGGAGGCGTTGCGCGAGCTGTGGGGCGGCACGTACGTGTCGTTCGCGACGCGGGAGACGGCGGAGGAGCTGTCCGGGTGCGTCAGCGGCACCATCGTGCCGTTCACCTTCCGGGACGACCTGGAGCTGGTCGTGGACCGGACGTTGTTGGAGGAGCCGGAGATGTTCTTCAACGCGGCGCGGCTGGACGTCTCCCTCGCCCTGGACACGCGGGACTACGTCCGGCTGGCCCGGCCGAGGGTCGAGGACATCGCCGGCGAACCGTTGGCGGAGGTGGGATGAGCGCGCTCGCCGCACGACTGGCCCGGGTGCTGGGCGAGGCCAGGTACCTGTCGCTGGCGACGGTGTCGGCGACCGGGGAACCGTGGTCGGCGGTGCTCCAGTACGCCGTGCTGCCCGACCCGCTGCGGTTCCTGTTCGGCTCGGCGGTCGGGTCGCGGCACAGCCGGGACGTCGCCGCGCGACCGGCGGTGAGCGGTTCCCTGTTCGTGACGGGGAACGCGCTGACGGAGGTCGACGGCGCCCAGTTCGCCGGGACGTGCCGGGAACTGACCGAGGACGAGGTCCGCACCCACCACGCCGCGTTCTACGACGCGCTGCTGCCGGACGAGGCGTCCCGAGCGGAGTACACGCTGCCGGTGGAGGCGCTGCTGGCCCCGGCCGAGCACCGGATCTACCAGGTCACGGTCGACCGGATCTGGCTCATCGACACGTCGAGGTGGCTGGAGGACCGCATCGACCGCCGCGTCGAGGTCCCGCTCCCCTGACCCGGGCGAGAGACGAGCCGGTACGAGTCAGCTGCCGGTGCCCGACCCCGACTCGCGGGCCTTGCGGCGCTGTTCCTCGGCGCGTTCGCGGCAACGGCGCAGGAATTCCGCGTCGGCCTCCGGGTCGGTGGCGGCGAAGCGGCCGGGGCGGTCGTACTCCGGGAACCCCGACGCGGTGCGTTCGTGGGCACGCGGCCGGGAGTACGCGCGCACCGGGCGGCCCGCCACCAGCCACGCGATCGAACCGACCAGCGGGAAGAACAGCACGACCAGCAACCACGTGACCCTCGGCAGGTTGCGCGCGTCGCCATCGGCCGTCGTGATGACGTCGACCAGGCAGAACAGCCACAGCCCGAACGTGACCAGCCCGAAGAAACCACCGAAGTACAGCACTTCCGCAAACCCCCCAAGGTCTTCAGCGCCCAGGAGGGTAGCGCACCGGCGGACCGGAAGTGCGTCCGATCCGCCGGTCCGCCGAACTACAGGTCCGCCAACCGCGGCACGAGCGGGGTGGCGACCTCCTCGACCCACGCCGCCGGGGCGTCGCCCGGCGGGACCAGGATCACGGTGTCGATGCCCAGCGCGCCGTAGTCGGCGATGTCGCGCAGGAAGTCGTCGATGGTCTCCACCGTCGGCGCGGGGCGGTAGGTGATGGTCTTGTCGATGGCCGTGAAGTCCCGGCCGAGGCGGTCGCAGTGGGCGCGCAGCACGTCGAGCTTGTGCCGCACCTGGTCCTTGTCGCCGCTGAACAGGTTGCAGGCGTCGGCGTACTGGGCGACCATGCGCAGCGTCTTCTTCTCACCACCGCCGCCGATCATGATCGGGGGACGGCGGATGGGCTGCGGCGAGCACAGGGTCTCGGCGAGCTGGTAGTGCTTGCCCTCGAAGGAGCCGTTGTTCTCCGGGTCCCACATCTGCAGGCAGATCCGGATCGCCTCCTCCAGCCGCTCGAACCGCTCCGACAGCGGCGGGAACGGCACACCCAACCCGAGGTGCTCCCGCTCGTACCAGGCGGCACCGATGCCCAGCTCGACCCGCCCGCCGGACAGCACGTCCACAGTGGACACGATCTTGGCCAGCAGGCCGGGGTGGCGGTAGGTGACGCCGGTGACCAGCAGGCCGAGCTGCACGGCCGAGGTGTGGGCGGCGAGGAAGCCGAGGGTCGAGTAGCCCTCCAGCATCGGGTCGGTGGCCGGCTTGAACATCTCCATCTGGAAGAAGTGGTCCATCACGGAGAGGCGGGCGACCCCGGCGGCGTCGACCGCCTGGCCGACCCTCGCCAACTCGGGCGCGATGCCGGCCGCGCCGTCGGGGACGGTGAATTCGATGACGTGGATTCCCAAGCGCACCCCGCCAGCCTAGGAACTGGAGTGCACTCCAGCACAAGGGGCAACCTGAAGTTCACACGATCCCGAGCTCACCAGGCGTCGGACAGGAACGTCCGGCCCTCGTCCGGATCGGGGTCGTCGCCGGGCCTACGACTCGGCCGCGACCGCCCTGACCAGCGCGGTTCAGGGGACTCGGCGGCGGGCGGCTCGGTCGGCAGGGTGTTCAACGCCGCGATCCGGTCTTCGACGGCGGTCGCCGCCTCGGCCTCCACGCGCGCCCGTTCGGCCGGCGACAGGCGGTGCCACCGCTCCACCAGGTCGCGCACGGGCTGGAGCGCCCGGTCGCTCAACGCCGACGTGCAGAGCAGGTCCCGGCTCGACGCGCGCCCCGCCACCACCTCCCGCGCGAAGTCCGCGACCTCGCCCGAACCGGCCGCCAACTGCGCCGTCCGCGCCTGCTGCGCCCGCACACCGGCCGGCGTCGCCCAGGGGTTCTCCACCGTCACACCGCCGCGTGGTCGTAGGGGGTGCAGGGCCACAGCTTGGCGACCACCTCGCCGTTGCCCACCAGCACCTGCAACGCCGACACCACGACGTGCGCGGCGGCCCGGACGGCGTCGATGGCGCTGGAGATCTCGGACACCGAGAACAGCACCGACACGATCCCGTGCAGCGGGTTCTGCCCGCGCAGGATGCTGATCGCCCCGCCGACGAACGACCCGGCGTTGCGGGTGAGCAGGTCGACCAGGGTGTCCAGCAGGGTGTCCACGAGGATGGTCAGGGCGCTGACCGCGTGGTAGGCCGCGCTCGCGAACTTCTTGATCTGCCCGGCCACCTCGGTCATGAACTCGACGTGCCCCTGGCAGGCGGCGGAGTACTCGGCGAGCCAACTCTCGGCGGCGTTCGCCGCGTTGCCGTCCCACTTGTCCTGCACCAGGTAGCGCCCGCGGTCGACGTTCTCCTTGACGATCGAGTACGCGTAGGCGGTGTCCTCGAAGGCCTGGCCCTGCCGGTAGAGGTTGCTCCAGTCGCCGCCGACCAGCCGGGTGAGCTCCTCGAAGACGTCCCGGTTGGTCAGGGCCCGCATGAGGTCCCGGACGTGCTGGGCGACCGAGCACCGGCCCAGCAGCTCGTCCAGCCGCTGCTCGATGTCCACCGGCCAGCCC
This DNA window, taken from Saccharothrix variisporea, encodes the following:
- a CDS encoding cytochrome P450 family protein, coding for MIDFSAATTAKIDSRGGKCLYAQMDQFRAAGPAVAVELPEGMSAWSISRGDVVRKLLTHPGVSRNVKNNVPSYSPGVVQWLSPWVDMESMSTAEGREHQRLRQLVAPALTPKRIDAMRPHLEAIAKRLLDDLAEHPADQPVDLHTAYSQQLPTRMICDLFGVPDDLRPEVLRILRVVLNTDNVPEEESAAVFTDMNVAMRQLIDLKRREPEDDLTSFLLAARVVGEEPLAEQELVDMLLLLIGGGSQTTVSLIDHTVRELLANPDQLAVVLADPSRWPDAVEESLRVHCPVGSLPMRWAKEDIDLGEGVVIRAGDAILINYLAHGRDPNVHENPEVFDVDRADKEHLAFGLGPHFCPGARLARLEANVAVPALFARFPDLALAVAPEDIAPLHSFIANDVAALPVVLNHR
- a CDS encoding 3-hydroxybutyryl-CoA dehydrogenase is translated as MESISRVGVVGCGVMGAGIAELCARAGLDVLVGVSRPASRDAGRARLTGSLDRLVGKGKLSARDRDAALARISFTADLGDFADRQLVVEAVSEQESVKLDVFATLDKVVEDEHAILGSNTSSFPIVQLGGVTSRPENVVGLHFFNPATVLPLVEVVGSVLTDASTVDRAEAFVTELLGKQVVRTKDRAGFVVNALLIPYLLSAVRMLESGMAPIADIDKAMTLGCAHPMGPLSLIDLIGLDIVAAISESLYLEYREPHYSPPPLLSRMVSGGLLGKKTGRGFYEYPR
- a CDS encoding YbaK/EbsC family protein, which encodes MTRYDELVALLDAGNARYRLIHHAPEGVTSPASRLRGHPLSQAAKCIVARVKHGKKVNRFLLAVVPGDRLVALEALRELWGGTYVSFATRETAEELSGCVSGTIVPFTFRDDLELVVDRTLLEEPEMFFNAARLDVSLALDTRDYVRLARPRVEDIAGEPLAEVG
- a CDS encoding pyridoxamine 5'-phosphate oxidase family protein — protein: MSALAARLARVLGEARYLSLATVSATGEPWSAVLQYAVLPDPLRFLFGSAVGSRHSRDVAARPAVSGSLFVTGNALTEVDGAQFAGTCRELTEDEVRTHHAAFYDALLPDEASRAEYTLPVEALLAPAEHRIYQVTVDRIWLIDTSRWLEDRIDRRVEVPLP
- a CDS encoding PLD nuclease N-terminal domain-containing protein, which produces MLYFGGFFGLVTFGLWLFCLVDVITTADGDARNLPRVTWLLVVLFFPLVGSIAWLVAGRPVRAYSRPRAHERTASGFPEYDRPGRFAATDPEADAEFLRRCRERAEEQRRKARESGSGTGS
- a CDS encoding LLM class F420-dependent oxidoreductase, with product MRLGIHVIEFTVPDGAAGIAPELARVGQAVDAAGVARLSVMDHFFQMEMFKPATDPMLEGYSTLGFLAAHTSAVQLGLLVTGVTYRHPGLLAKIVSTVDVLSGGRVELGIGAAWYEREHLGLGVPFPPLSERFERLEEAIRICLQMWDPENNGSFEGKHYQLAETLCSPQPIRRPPIMIGGGGEKKTLRMVAQYADACNLFSGDKDQVRHKLDVLRAHCDRLGRDFTAIDKTITYRPAPTVETIDDFLRDIADYGALGIDTVILVPPGDAPAAWVEEVATPLVPRLADL